GAAAGTGATCCACCGGAACGAGAAGAAAGACACCTGCATCTGCTCAGGATCACGGCTGACTAAAAACTCATCGGCGCCAAGACTTTCAATAGCTTCCTTCTTTTTATTGATCGACGTACTGATGACCGTCACATGAGTCCCGAAAGCCTTAGCAAACTTCACGGCTACATGGCCGAGGCCACCAAGACCAACTATACCAACTTTCAACCCCGGCTTGTCAAGTCCAAAGAACCTTAATGGGCTGTAAGTCGTGATCCCAGCACATAAGAGAGGAGCACCAATATCAAGAGGCAGATTCTCAGGCCAACGAATGACGAAATGCTCGTCAGCAACCATGAGATTAGAATAACCTCCATACGTAACGGTCCCGTCAGAGTAAGGCATACTGTATGTGAGTATTTGTTTGGGACAGTAATTTTCGAGATCAATAACACACTGATCACATTGGCGGCATGATCCGACCAAGCAACCTACGCCTACTTTGTCTCCAACCTTGAATTTCTCCACCTTTTCACCTACCTCAGTAACTATCCCCACGATCTCATGCctacatatcaataatattaTGCATATGTATCATGCCCCTTTTGCGCAGTTACCATATTGTGACCAGCAAATACATCAAATTCtaacataaatatttaaattaagttGAGGATTAGACATACTTATACAGCAACAACATTGGACCAAAAAGTCAACACTCGAGCAAGAACTATTCAAACTAGTTAAAAGCTCTTCTCGTTTTGAACTTGAAAATACAAATTCAACTTTTATGTTTTGCAACCGATATCATCACCAACCCACAAACTACAAAAATCTCGCTTGAATTCCTCCTAAATAATATCACAAGAAAAACACATAAACCCATTATACATCAAGAAAACATATCCACAAAATATTTACACATGAATACACAAACACACCCAAACAGGATAAATCTTACGCAAGAACAATAGGATATAGAGCGGATCCCCCCGAACTTATTCTTGCTCATATGAAGAACCCATGATCCATTACACATCAAGAACACATTTCCACATAATATTTACAAatgaacacacacacacacacacacacagagacAAAGTATAAATCTTACCCAGGAACGATAGGGTATAGAGTAAATCCCCATTCGTTCTTGACCATATGAAGATCAGAATGGCACACGCCACAATACAGAACTTTGAACTGCACATCATGCTCCCCAGTAGCCCTACAAATATGTCGCAAACTAAATTAAACCACCGAAAAAAAAACCCATGTTTAACATTAAAAAAGCTCAAAACTTTCATTATTCCCAGTTCTACAAAAATCTCGAAAAACAAATGTAAACTCGGATCTGTACCTTCTGGAGAACTTGAAAGGAGCTAAAACCCCAGAACTGTCGTTTGAAGCCCATCCAACAGCCTTCACTGGGTGCTCCGTTTCCGGTGATTTCGCCATTAGTCAACGCACTCTCGTAGGaaaaagaaattcaagaaaaatgCCTGTGAATGAATACAAGAACAACGGTATTTATAGCAAAATTAATGAACTTTTTTTAGGAAAGCTTTAATGACGTGGGCGGTGAGCTCATAAGTAGAAAATTCAAATCAAACTCGTTTTACTTTCTTAAATTGTAAAGAAATTGttacatttttttatatattataaccATTTGCAAACATCAAATATTTATAT
This Primulina eburnea isolate SZY01 chromosome 2, ASM2296580v1, whole genome shotgun sequence DNA region includes the following protein-coding sequences:
- the LOC140823509 gene encoding 8-hydroxygeraniol dehydrogenase-like, with product MAKSPETEHPVKAVGWASNDSSGVLAPFKFSRRATGEHDVQFKVLYCGVCHSDLHMVKNEWGFTLYPIVPGHEIVGIVTEVGEKVEKFKVGDKVGVGCLVGSCRQCDQCVIDLENYCPKQILTYSMPYSDGTVTYGGYSNLMVADEHFVIRWPENLPLDIGAPLLCAGITTYSPLRFFGLDKPGLKVGIVGLGGLGHVAVKFAKAFGTHVTVISTSINKKKEAIESLGADEFLVSRDPEQMQAAAGTLDGILDTVSAVHPIVPLISLLKPNGKLILVGAPEKPLEFHTFPLIQGRKTISGSAIGGLKETQEMIDFAAKNNILPEVEMINIDYINTAMERLLKSDVKYRFVIDIDKSLKAAE